Within Phycodurus eques isolate BA_2022a chromosome 18, UOR_Pequ_1.1, whole genome shotgun sequence, the genomic segment aatttcatgaaactgaatttgaatctaggttgtaaatgtaggtcagtgtttAGCCTACCACTagcaaatattgaacaggtttaacatttaagaCCATTTTCTGTGCAGAAAACCCACTTTAaacacacaccacacaacaaTATAATCATTTTAGGATAAGCTTTTAGAGCGCTCCAACAATCTGTGCTCAAAATCTATCCCAaatatcagtatgtgtgtagccTGTTTaaggaggggagggggagaaGGTTACAGCAAAAGTAAGATTGACATTTGAATCGACATGTAAACAGTGAAAGACGCACGAGTACGCCGCGACTTCTGACTCATCAACGCCTCCACACATCGCCGCGCACCACAAAGCATCGCGGACGCAAACGCAAGCCGACGCTCTCCCACACCGAAAGCTCTTTGTCTGCCGGTTGGCTGCAGCCAAACCGAGGGCGTGGAAACACGCGAGCCTTCCTTACTGTCCACATTGAGCTCGCCATtcatctattaaaaaaaaaaaaaaaaaaaaaaaaagaaccccaaGAAATAAGGACACAATTATTTGTGCTTTACACTAactatgcatgtgtgtgtccttAAATGTGCACTTCCAAATGACATTGATGAAGAATGCTGTTAAGTTACCAATATTTACAAAGGTAGCGATTCCTGTCCTGTGCTCTTATTCTGTAGGACAAAACACACCACTTCCGGTAGTGGAAGTCGCTTAATTTTACCAATCAATACGCTTTACTTTCAGAAATAAACATCACGTAAAAATACCCTAATCATGCAACAAGGCACTTACAGTGTAATTATGTGTTGTTATTCATTTCGTCATTGACGCACACAGTCGAACGAAACTATGTGGCACACGCTACTGCCTCGGTTACACTTTCTGCTTTCGGCCAGTGAGCGTGACGTCACTGCCCATGCACAGGCCACGTGAACTGGACTGCTCAAATCACAAACACTAATTACAAACGTAATCAATGCTTAAGGCACCTATAGTAAATCATAGAgatgaatgtattattttgaaatgtactaAAAAGTAACATACCATCTGCACAGTATTTAGGCAGTGGTTCTTTCACATAACACTACAGGGAGCCCGTGTACAACTCGAGGTACTACGAGTACCACACTGAAAATCACTGCTAAAGGCAATATGACACAAAAATGGTGTCCCAAAaagccccccgccccctccacacacacacacacacacacacaaaaaaaaaaattttcagaACCAatcatccgattttcaaaattattgttGCATTGGACTGTGTGAGGAGGTTAGGGTACCTGAGGAAAACCCATGCAACCACGGGAAGAACACACAAACGCCACACGGGAAAACCTGGATCTGAACCCAGagccacagaactgtgaggcagatttaaaaaaaaaaaaaaaaacacaacaacaacacttccTCATCTCTACTGGCATGCATAATCATGACCAGAGCGGGCCTCTCATCTTCCGTCAAGCTATGCAAGCGTTTAATAAGATTACCTTCAGGGATGCGCTGAGGAGTAACATCATCCCTTCTAAACAACATGACGCTCATATCATTCCTATCAGTGCTGAAATGAAAAGGAGAgggttttatataaaaaaaaaaaaaaaaaaaaaaaaaaaaaaagctgtacaaaACAGCTTAAATCCCTCATGGATTTTTCATGAAGGCTTTTTGTGTGCTCAATGCAGATGACCATTTCCTCGCCTTTCAAATATGCGCAGATACATGAAGCCTATCAGCCTGAGGCGGGTCACTGACGCATTAATAATTCATACAGTGAATAAGAGCTGtcgtgggcgtgtgtgtgtggaaacctAATAACACCTGCTGGACCAAGcacttgttttcatatttcaaCCTCCATTTATTTGAATCAAAAAAAGAGGGGAATAAAAACAAGATCAGGGTCAATAATCCACTCAacggaaatacaaaaataaaggaatacatttttttttctttttaacacacATCCATTGCTGTGGAGCAGGATGGCTGTAGGGTGACAATACATTAATATTGTCATATATGGCAAGAAGAGGGATTGCTTTTTGAATAAGCCAAAAAtgcttcttttttctctctctctttttcgtTATTAATTAGGCAGCTTATGTGTGACCATGAGGGGAACTCTTAAAGGTAACAGTAAAAAATAGAAGGTGGACTCTCGCTCTCaaatcccccccaaacaaaaaaaatatgaaataaaataaaaatccaacatCCAGCCGGAGATTCGAGGCAAAACCAAGCCAGTCATGAGGGGgagcagttttttgtttttttgttttttttctttcgtggggtggggggcggaGTCTTGTTTACACGGTTCCACATTCCACAACAACACAGCGTCTGCGGTCTTTGAACGCATCACGGCGAGGTCCAAACCCTACAGGGTAGGGTCGATATCAAACGGAATCCCTGATCACTCCTTGCTCCTGGAGGATCCCGCTGGCGTCCAGCCGCCGCCTCTCCCGGATCATGTCCTCCAGGCTGCGAAAGACCAGCGTGTGCACGCCCCTGCCGGCCAGGTGCACCTTGAGGAAGTACTGCTGCTCGGCCGAGTGCGCCTCGCCGCCGGCCTTGAACTCCCGCTTGCCGAAGCGGCACCACGCGGCGAAACTTTCCGAGTTGGTCCAGCAAATCTCGTCGCTGCGCAAGCCCACGTGGCCCGCGGCGTTCTGCACCACCAGGTCGGCGGGCAGCGGCCGGTAGCGGTAGCGGCCGTTGGCGATCCTCCCGCGGCGGCCGTTGCACACGTCGAGCAGACCGTCCCGCCGGATCTCGCCCTTGTGCAGGTGGACGACGCGGCCGCCGGGCTCGCACACCGCCCAGTGCGGCGGCTGCGCGGCGGCCACCAGCTCCAGCAGGTCGCCCGGCTTGCACACGCCCAGCAAAGTTGCGGCCGCGTACACGTCCAGGTCGTCGTCCTCGCGCAGCTTGGAGAAGATGCACTCGTGCGCGCGGAACGCAGAGTACTCCAGCTCGCTCAGGGAGAAGGGCCCCCCCGGTCCCGCGTCCTCCTCGTCGGCGGGGCTGTGCTCCTTAATGCCGAAGCCGCAGGCGGACGGCGTGCTGCGCTcgtccgcctcctcctcctcgtcggaGAAGAAGTAGGCGACGCCGACGCGCAGCTCGTCCTTCTCCAGCCCGGACGGGTCCCCCGTGGGCAGCTCGCTGTAGTTGAGGTGAGTGATCCGGTCCAGTTGGTTTCCCATCAAGGACCCGGCAAGGCAGAGGCATGGACTGCGGTGTCTGCATGGGAGGACACGCCGGAGGAGGCACAGAATGAGGCGTCGCCGGTGCACAAATGTTACGCACGTCAACAAAGACGCTCGAGACGCGGAGGGAATACGACAGCTTGCTCGAGTGCACAAAAGCAGCTTCTTTTACGCACGAAAACACCAAAAGAGAATACCTGTGCGCCCCCCGAGGCAAGTGCTTAAATATCCTCCACTTCCATGAGTGCGTCCTCGTTCCTCTTCCACTtgtttccaccccccccccccccacaagttTTTGCGTCTGCGGCTGGGGTCCGCGCCTGCCAACGCTTCCCCACCTCCGGCGTCCGCGGCATTTAAGGAACCCGGCATGgtccctccccctcctcccgGTGTTAGTGGACCGCGCAGCGCAGTTCCGCTCGCCGGCCAGCCAATAGGTAAACTCGGTGGAAAACGTTATCCAACGACGCCGTCCAATTGGCCGTGTGGCTGCTGTAGGAGGTTGTTACCGTGgagcgtgtgtgtctgtgtgtgtgtcacatagCTGTGGAAATTCTTAACAAGAGGGAGCTGGGGTCCATCAAGTCACTGGCAGTCGTAAAGAGCGTGAGAAACCACAGCAAATGACACTCAGGTTGTGTTCTTTGAGGTTACCACTGTATGGCCAATACATACCACACATGGCGAATTTAAGAGGGTTTCCCAACCTTTggtgagccaaggcacatattttacattagaggggggaggggggggggtgacgtCGCAGAAGGTATATAAACTGTAGAGTCAACTCTGATATGCAGGCATGTGCACACATAGCCACTTGGTGGTGGTCAAGCACCTCTCCTTTTGGCCTGGATTGttgttattatccatccatccatccactttctgagccgcttctcctcactagggtcgcgggcatgctggagcctctcccag encodes:
- the lratd1 gene encoding protein LRATD1 → MGNQLDRITHLNYSELPTGDPSGLEKDELRVGVAYFFSDEEEEADERSTPSACGFGIKEHSPADEEDAGPGGPFSLSELEYSAFRAHECIFSKLREDDDLDVYAAATLLGVCKPGDLLELVAAAQPPHWAVCEPGGRVVHLHKGEIRRDGLLDVCNGRRGRIANGRYRYRPLPADLVVQNAAGHVGLRSDEICWTNSESFAAWCRFGKREFKAGGEAHSAEQQYFLKVHLAGRGVHTLVFRSLEDMIRERRRLDASGILQEQGVIRDSV